In Petrotoga miotherma DSM 10691, the sequence ATTTGCTTTGATTAGCGATGGAACATCCTTCCGGGCAAAAAATTCATTAACTTTATCAAAATCAGTTTTCCAGTCATAAACAGCAATGGAGAACACAGGTAAGTCCGGATAAAACTTTTTTAGATTATTCAATCTCTTCATAATAATATCATGTGAGCCTTTCCCATTGGGAAAAATTCTATTTCGATCGTGTTCTTCTTTAGGGCCATCCAAACTCACAATTAACGAACAATTGTTTTGAACTAGAAAAGAAGCGATCTTTGAAGATAACAAAGTACCATTTGTTGTTATAGTAAAGTGGGGATTAAATTCTTTATATTTAATCTTTACATACTTGATACATTTTTTGATCAACTCAAAATTTAATAGGGGCTCTCCTCCATAAAATCCTATTGTTGGCTCTCGATAAGGATTGTAAGAAATACCTTCTCTTAACAAAGAAAAATATAAATCAATTGCTTTAATAGCTATGTCTTCATTCATAGCTCTTAGTGTGTTGTTGCGATACATTGGATATACTTCAGAGTAAATACAATATCTGCATTGAAGGTTACAGTTTTGAGTTACTTCCAATAGAAGCTCCTGCAACCCATATCTTAAAACATTAGTTCGTAGCTCTTCTGAAGTATTTTTTTCTGTATAATTCTTTTTTCTTTCATTGATTAAATTTTTCTCGAACTCCTTAATTGCGTTAAAGCGGCGATTATAAACTTTTTTTGGATATATAACTCCACTTTCACTGCAATAAACATATTCATTACCTGATTTTGTTTCAAAATTTATCATCTTTTTTCTCCCCCTCCAATTTTATTTTATATACTGTCTTTAGAAACTCT encodes:
- a CDS encoding radical SAM protein, yielding MINFETKSGNEYVYCSESGVIYPKKVYNRRFNAIKEFEKNLINERKKNYTEKNTSEELRTNVLRYGLQELLLEVTQNCNLQCRYCIYSEVYPMYRNNTLRAMNEDIAIKAIDLYFSLLREGISYNPYREPTIGFYGGEPLLNFELIKKCIKYVKIKYKEFNPHFTITTNGTLLSSKIASFLVQNNCSLIVSLDGPKEEHDRNRIFPNGKGSHDIIMKRLNNLKKFYPDLPVFSIAVYDWKTDFDKVNEFFARKDVPSLIKANLVDAKGTYYEQFNKEDFETFKEKIKKMEYYNAEVLSTNEKNNLSLYSHYFSGQVVESYGRYIGKYRNNYIPYTGACMPGFKMFVDCDGIIHVCEKVAGELSIIGEVKNGLDYSKIEKIIKRFRAATFFCESCDIENLCTMCYVFFIKGDKMEHPHHICENMKKEMLSLFPYLWTIAEKDNKVFSHISDNFFNLESKIGRELL